A single Anopheles maculipalpis chromosome 3RL, idAnoMacuDA_375_x, whole genome shotgun sequence DNA region contains:
- the LOC126561271 gene encoding serine protease nudel: protein MAEHDQTVLDEELTITSPRIQKLTMSASQRTNLMCLMLIAVGGVIIMSAIAFGFYMTVPASVLSEQTSNTIVLEPATVEIPDELEDIRKMYFKTEAQDIMMGSLHLLELMKEFEPMLERHRHRRDVGEVVPNRITRGDDRSEEITYGVRRRVQREFDLGMVPIVYRGVVVGPEPPRSARSKRHAVSLDELQRAKRMAKRDFQRLEKEYNRCRKEAPNGKLCDQIYDKLQRLSEEMNARFMEMANLLQGFHEMGLTTEQTTVYPEDFFSSTEVSSESVTTSEQTSTSVRPEKHAPKHDPRITTVEQLVHELNITPLVPEEWMSTTTQQISTSTATRLPFDPSLHNPVENSSIRNLDDLFDHMRLSDSLANLTPNDRWTTEQNRDLFELDGHSSSSPPTTVQSFAHSTSTKRWTTTKSPLQAARNLHDVVDQLQLAQMLQPHPFHEDLLLNPPENINEFVMSRSRNRDHMHHDPAQAETDLDPAIDPLRSAHHQQHLQQPQQPLVVGPSAPFLSLCDQLRSAGSHMKPVHQGSFQHTPGIPITGEATKASSQIIVNSAYGAGYVPNTVCFYQNAPPVGAQTAYAFRPATAPGPYVYPNGAYPPYQQPPPPPQHHHHHPGAGGKLPLNDPAIDALIQPRIPEAMINMPVSIQNLHHAGARVPDGSADPNGPYLLCSMMHNTDAASHTDAHVTQPPVRHQHMGNETRPESDDPEDLVSIFAAGQSLAARAKGRHHCPRGWVSCFSSHQCVKRSVWCDSKTDCMDGSDESACSCVSRLPKRKLCDGYADCPLGMDEMGCFGCEKFSFSCFHTQDEYRAAHRSGSMCYTLLEKCDGFDNCLNRKDEQDCTMLVRNLGHYLAYSVPHSSGVLHRNYRGKWYPVCNNPSQWAREACDAEVGPQDREPLLSHGQGGLPGPYISQRANSEVSQPEFSEGCNGLYVHVKCPPVRCGTSKLQEQHFSRISVRSRRDANESELVESVRIVGGSHAEPEAYPFIVGIFRDGKYHCGGSIYNEHWIISAAHCCDNFDQHYFEVRSGMLRKRSFAPQVQITRVTHMIIHHEYSSTLMANDIALMRVENPFHYNRWVRPICLPEKHRTTNDREWMWGPKPGTVCTAIGWGALRERGGAPDHLMQVSVPILSYCKHKSDRDSLQICAGEEDGGHDACQGDSGGPFVCQSQSNPAEWYLAGVVSHGEGCARAHEPGVYTRVALFIDWIAKKVKTPLTGRTARTDCPGMRCIWGGGICLPPGKKCNGFVNCLGGEDESGCTMDQMLRSISQREQDVDSEEEQQEQDVVTERASEVHHARQLDETSASTESTTTGLFTSEESTTLTVHEASVEAQESMIVTHTVQADPVTSTTPQEQISTEPSTTLSSASEEPSTESSSMEPTTTEVTTEEESPSSTNEPTTPSSTISITTADSAIIFPTHENEQDQQGFEFVAPITSTTTEVIWKALEKTVKEVRGQARAENGSSSVNSTTEQAPLSPADDSLEQPDHPFFNDLEVMQQQKHKRVAEFRMTVHNLHTKTNVQLVQPNDTAQYRQFSCRNITQRINVAHRCDRIVDCEDGSDELNCTCRDFLKDKFDFLICDGKTDCLDHTDELGCMNCQVGQYACRISQVCIPNEHVCNGQPDCPLHEDELDCLALTDGHRVYFDANNLTLFRNTGIVTKNTNGTWEVLCGAVLTAKTEHAVEKICSFLGFAGYQNYSLLSITPSELPTGLLVNTAEHHYVNITVDATCQALRVSCVQHINATEHDIAHFEHKHKQEPVQVNIRPLNPIHRPHHMPQIVFQENAHIELVENFGDDYDWPWNTNIYLDGVLICSGLIIDASWIIVAGSCTRLVNLKHQYLAVVAGGAKSYLHIEGPYEQVVRVDCYHYIPEAETVMLHLASKLNFSRHVLPTFVPENENVTDSECLAVGQDKYGRTKTLRVHLNGTNCQGERVRCYHKDLKQPYYHHESCYTPEATRSGVIVCKTNRSGWYPVGFYQHKRGLCGFNEVVRVTSLVESYQKIQNVLHNEQCGDQLYGEPKCAGKRCRYGKCVGEKLLCDRKPDCSDGSDESPALCATRNQTTNCLPHQLRCANGRCIDKSSFCDRKNDCGDSTDEPHDCSCYTYLKITDPGKICDGVRNCWDKSDENPRVCRCHSTSFRCGESDICVPYDFVCDKERDCPDGEDELYCYALQQNSYEAGYGELMEQSYGIWHSKCFPKTAQFDDEYMRRICEQLGYSQVRKIYGRAIVEGARLRTANESESASDKLRRAATKTVVQNKFSKVIINQNHTFYMKPSRPMFKVINWNYEDEQNCHRLELLCAA, encoded by the exons atgGCCGAGCACGATCAAACTGTTCTAGATG AGGAGCTTACGATCACTTCGCCCAGAATACAGAAGCTGACGATGAGCGCTAGCCAGCGGACGAACTTGATGTGTTTGATGCTGATCGCCGTCGGTGGCGTGATCATTATGTCCGCTATAGCGTTCGGGTTCTACATGACGGTTCCTGCGTCAG TCCTCTCGGAGCAAACATCCAATACGATCGTGCTAGAGCCAGCAACGGTGGAAATCCCCGACGAACTAGAAGATATCCGTAAAATGTACTTCAAAACGGAAGCACAAGACATCATGATGGGATCGCTGCATCTGCTCGAGCTAATGAAGGAGTTCGAACCGATGCTCGAGCGTCACCGGCACCGGAGGGATGTTGGTGAAGTCGTACCGAACCGTATCACGCGTGGGGATGATCGTTCCGAGGAGATCACGTACGGTGTTAGGCGGCGGGTGCAGCGAGAGTTCGATCTGGGAATGGTTCCGATCGTGTACCGAGGTGTTGTAGTAGGGCCGGAACCACCGAGAAGTGCTCGGTCAAAGCGGCATGCTGTTTCGCTGGATGAACTGCAGCGGGCAAAGCGCATGGCAAAGAGGGATTTCCAGCGCTTGGAGAAGGAGTACAACCGGTGTCGTAAGGAAGCGCCGAATGGGAAACTGTGCGATCAAATCTACGATAAACTGCAACGGCTGTCGGAGGAGATGAATGCCCGGTTTATGGAGATGGCTAACTTGCTGCAGGGGTTTCACGAGATGGGATTAACTACTGAGCAGACCACTGTGTATCCGGAAGACTTTTTTAGTAGTACTGAGGTTAGCTCGGAGAGTGTCACAACATCCGAACAGACTTCTACTAGCGTTCGACCGGAGAAGCACGCCCCAAAGCACGATCCAAGGATAACAACTGTAGAACAGTTGGTTCATGAACTAAATATTACGCCATTAGTCCCGGAAGAGTGGATGAGTACTACTACGCAGCAGATAAGCACTAGCACCGCGACACGATTGCCTTTTGATCCGAGCCTTCACAATCCGGTGGAGAATAGTTCCATAAGAAATCTGGACGATCTGTTTGATCATATGAGACTGAGTGATTCTCTCGCAAATTTAACTCCCAACGATAGGTGGACCACTGAGCAGAATCGGGATCTTTTTGAGTTAGATGGCCATTCTAGTTCCAGTCCTCCGACGACGGTGCAAAGTTTCGCTCATTCAACGTCCACTAAACGTTGGACTACTACCAAAAGTCCTTTGCAAGCCGCTCGGAACCTGCATGATGTTGTCGATCAGCTGCAACTTGCTCAGATGCTTCAACCTCACCCATTCCATGAAGATCTCCTACTAAATCCGCCGGAAAACATTAATGAGTTCGTAATGTCACGATCACGCAACCGCGATCACATGCATCACGACCCTGCCCAGGCGGAAACGGATTTAGATCCTGCTATCGATCCGTTACGATCGGCGCACCATCAACAACATCtgcaacagccgcagcagcctCTTGTCGTGGGACCGAGTGCCCCATTCCTTAGCCTCTGTGATCAACTCCGATCGGCGGGCAGTCACATGAAACCGGTCCACCAGGGCAGTTTCCAGCATACACCCGGTATTCCGATAACCGGTGAAGCGACTAAAGCATCATCCCAGATCATCGTCAATTCAGCTTACGGTGCTGGATATGTCCCTAACACGGTTTGCTTCTACCAAAATGCTCCTCCGGTAGGAGCACAGACGGCGTACGCTTTCCGACCAGCCACTGCCCCTGGACCGTACGTGTATCCGAACGGAGCATATCCACCGTACCAGCagccaccacctccaccgcagcatcatcatcatcatccgggcGCCGGAGGTAAGCTTCCGTTGAATGATCCAGCGATCGATGCTCTCATTCAACCACGCATTCCCGAAG CGATGATCAATATGCCGGTCAGCATCCAGAATCTCCATCACGCTGGTGCGCGCGTTCCGGATGGTTCTGCCGATCCGAACGGTCCCTATCTTCTGTGCTCCATGATGCACAACACGGACGCTGCAAGTCACACTGACGCTCACGTAACCCAACCACCAGTGCGTCACCAGCACATGGGAAACGAAACACGCCCGGAATCGGATGATCCCGAGGATTTGGTATCGATATTTGCTGCGGGTCAGTCTCTAGCTGCAAGGGCCAAAGGTCGCCATCACTGTCCCCGTGGTTGGGTTTCGTGCTTTAGCTCGCATCAGTGTGTAAAACGAAGTGTTTGGTGTGACTCGAAGACGGACTGTATGGACGGCAGTGACGAGAGTGCGTGCTCCTGTGTGTCCCGACTGCCGAAGCGTAAGCTGTGCGATGGATACGCCGACTGTCCGCTCGGTATGGACGAGATGGGTTGCTTTGGGTGTGAAAAGTTCTCGTTCTCGTGCTTCCACACGCAGGATGAGTATCGGGCGGCCCATCGGTCTGGGTCGATGTGTTACACGCTGCTCGAAAAGTGTGACGGATTCGACAATTGTCTCAACCGGAAGGATGAACAGGACTGTACGATGTTGGTGAGAAATCTGGGACACTATCTTGCCTACTCGGTGCCACACTCGTCCGGTGTTTTGCATCGGAATTACCGTGGCAAGTGGTATCCGGTGTGCAATAATCCATCCCAATGGGCACGGGAAGCGTGCGACGCGGAGGTTGGACCACAAGATCGTGAACCGTTGCTGAGCCACGGACAGGGTGGACTTCCGGGACCGTACATCAGCCAGCGTGCGAACAGTGAAGTGTCCCAGCCGGAGTTTAGCGAAGGATGCAACGGGTTGTACGTACACGTCAAGTGTCCGCCGGTGCGCTGCGGTACAAGTAAGCTACAGGAACAACACTTCTCACGTATCAGTGTCCGGTCGAGGCGGGACGCGAACGAAAGTGAGCTGGTGGAGAGTGTGCGCATCGTCGGTGGAAGTCATGCCGAGCCGGAAGCGTACCCGTTCATTGTGGGCATCTTCCGGGATGGCAAGTACCATTGTGGTGGTAGCATCTACAACGAGCATTGG ATCATTTCAGCGGCTCACTGCTGTGACAACTTCGATCAGCACTATTTCGAGGTGCGGTCGGGGATGTTACGGAAGCGTAGCTTTGCCCCACAGGTTCAGATTACCCGCGTGACACACATGATCATTCACCATGAGTACAGCTCTACACTGATGGCGAACGATATTGCGCTGATGCGTGTTGAGAATCCGTTCCACTACAATCGCTGGGTGCGTCCGATCTGTCTGCCCGAAAAACATCGCACCACAAACGATCGCGAATGGATGTGGGGACCTAAACCGGGCACGGTCTGTACGGCTATCGGATGGGGTGCTCTAAGGGAGCGTGGTGGTGCAC CTGACCATCTGATGCAGGTTTCGGTACCGATCTTAAGCTACTGCAAGCATAAATCCGATCGCGACAGTCTGCAGATCTGTGCCGGCGAAGAGGATGGAGGTCATGACGCGTGCCAAGGTGACTCGGGTGGACCGTTCGTTTGTCAGAGCCAATCGAATCCGGCTGAGTGGTACCTGGCGGGGGTTGTGAGTCACGGTGAAGGTTGTGCTAGAGCTCACGAGCCTGGTGTATACACGCGTGTTGCACTGTTTATCGATTGGATCGCGAAGAAGGTGAAAACACCACTTACGGGCCGTACCGCTCGTACAGATTGTCCGGGAATGCGATGTATCTGGGGTGGTGGAATCTGTTTGCCACCTGGTAAGAAGTGTAACGGATTTGTCAACTGTCTTGGAGGTGAAGATGAGTCGGGCTGTACGATGGATCAGATGCTACGCTCAATTTCCCAACGAGAACAAGATGTGGATAGTGAGGAGGAACAGCAGGAGCAGGATGTTGTCACAGAGAGGGCTTCGGAAGTGCACCATGCTAGACAGCTGGATGAAACGAGTGCTAGTACGGAATCTACTACAACCGGATTATTCACTTCAGAAGAATCCACCACGCTCACCGTACATGAGGCAAGTGTGGAAGCTCAGGAAAGTATGATAGTGACCCATACTGTTCAAGCAGATCCTGTGACAAGCACAACTCCTCAGGAGCAAATATCGACAGAACCGAGCACTACCCTATCAAGCGCGTCTGAAGAGCCGTCGACAGAATCCAGCTCAATGGAACCAACTACAACAGAGGTCACAACGGAGGAAGAGAGTCCAAGCTCAACAAATGAACCAACAACACCATCCTCAACAATCTCAATAACAACTGCCGATTCTGCGATCATTTTCCCCACACACGAGAACGAGCAAGACCAGCAAGGGTTCGAATTTGTCGCCCCAATTACCTCCACCACAACGGAAGTCATTTGGAAGGCTTTGGAGAAAACGGTCAAAGAGGTACGGGGACAAGCGCGGGCAGAAAATGGATCGTCATCGGTCAACTCCACCACAGAACAGGCTCCACTGTCGCCTGCGGACGATTCACTAGAGCAACCCGATCATCCATTTTTCAACGATCTTGAAGTAATGCAACAGCAGAAACACAAACGTGTGGCCGAGTTTCGCATGACCGTACACAATCTGCACACGAAAACGAATGTACAGCTGGTGCAGCCGAACGATACGGCCCAGTATCGTCAGTTCTCATGCAGAAA TATTACCCAGCGTATTAATGTGGCGCATCGATGCGATCGGATCGTTGACTGTGAGGATGGAAGCGACGAGCTGAACTGTACGTGCCGGGACTTCCTGAAGGACAAGTTTGATTTTCTCATCTGCGATGGCAAGACGGACTGTCTCGATCATACGGATGAGCTTGGTTGCA TGAACTGCCAGGTTGGACAGTACGCGTGTCGGATCAGTCAGGTGTGCATTCCTAACGAGCATGTGTGCAATGGACAACCGGACTGTCCGCTGCACGAGGATGAACTGGATTGCT TGGCTCTTACGGATGGACACCGGGTGTACTTCGATGCGAACAATCTTACACTCTTCCGTAACACCGGAATCGTcacgaaaaacacaaacggcACTTGGGAAGTTCTGTGTGGCGCGGTACTAACAGCGAAAACAGAGCACGCTGTCGAGAagatttgttcatttttagGATTTGC TGGCTATCAGAACTATTCACTGCTATCTATCACACCTTCGGAGCTTCCTACCGGACTACTCGTAAACACCGCAGAACACCACTACGTCAACATAACAGTCGATGCCACCTGCCAAGCATTGCGTGTATCCTGCGTACAGCACATCAATGCCACCGAGCACGACATTGCACACTTCgagcacaaacacaagcaGGAACCGGTGCAGGTTAACATCCGGCCGCTTAATCCGATCCATCGGCCCCACCACATGCCGCAGATTGTGTTCCAGGAAAATGCGCACATCGAGCTGGTGGAAAACTTTGGCGATGATTACGATTGGCCGTGGAACACGAACATCTATCTCGATGGGGTACTGATCTGCAGTGGGTTGATCATCGATGCGAGCTGGATTATTGTGGCCGGAAGCTGTACACGGCTGGTGAACTTGAAGCACCAGTACTTGGCTGTGGTGGCCGGTGGTGCCAAATCGTACCTGCACATTGAGGGACCGTACGAGCAGGTGGTGCGGGTTGATTGCTATCACTACATACCGGAAGCAGAAACGGTCATGTTGCATCTGGCCAGCAAGCTTAACTTTAGCCGACATGTGCTGCCTACTTTTGTGCCCGAAAA TGAAAACGTCACGGACAGTGAATGTCTTGCGGTGGGACAGGACAAATATGGCAGAACGAAAACATTACGAGTACATCTAAATGGAACCAACTGTCAAGGGGAACGTGTGAGATGCTACCACAAGGATCTTAAGCAACCGTACTACCATCACGAATCTTGCTATACACCTG AAGCGACTCGTTCCGGTGTGATTGTGTGCAAGACAAATCGTTCCGGTTGGTATCCGGTTGGGTTCTACCAGCACAAGCGAGGCCTTTGCGGGTTCAATGAAGTCGTCCGTGTGACAAGTTTGGTAGAATCGTACCAGAAGATCCAAAACGTGCTGCACAATGAGCAGTGCGGTGATCAGCTGTACGGCGAACCGAAATGTGCCGGAAAGCGTTGCCGGTATGGGAAGTGCGTCGGGGAGAAGCTGCTGTGCGATCGTAAACCGGACTGTAGCGATGGGTCCGATGAAAGTCCGGCACTGTGTGCCACACGGAATCAGACTACTA aCTGCTTGCCACACCAGTTACGTTGTGCAAATGGACGATGCATTGACAAGTCTAGCTTCTGTGACCGGAAGAATGATTGTGGAGACTCAACGGATGAGCCTCACGATTGTTCGTGCTACACTTATTTGAA AATCACTGACCCGGGAAAGATCTGTGATGGAGTGCGCAATTGTTGGGACAAATCGGACGAAAACCCTCGCGTCTGTCGCTGCCATTCGACTAGCTTCCGATGCGGCGAATCGGACATTTGCGTACCGTACGATTTTGTGTGTGACAAAGAGCGTGACTGTCCCGATGGTGAGGACGAACTGTACTGTTATGCACTTCAGCAAAACTCCTACGAAGC CGGTTACGGTGAGCTGATGGAGCAGAGTTACGGCATCTGGCACTCAAAATGTTTCCCAAAGACGGCCCAATTTGATGACGAGTATATGCGCCGCATCTGCGAACAGCTCGGCTACAGCCAGGTAAGAAAGATCTACGGACGTGCAATCGTGGAAGGTGCCCGGTTGCGGACCGCCAACGAATCGGAAAGCGCCTCCGATAAGCTGCGCCGTGCGGCTACGAAAACGGTCGTGCAGAACAAATTCTCCAAGGTGATCATCAACCAGAACCACACGTTTTACATGAAACCGAGCAGGCCAATGTTTAAGGTGATCAACTGGAACTACGAGGACGAACAGAACTGTCACCGGCTGGAGTTGCTGTGTGCAGCATGA
- the LOC126563126 gene encoding general odorant-binding protein 67, translating into MFSLVFVALTIVGMVASQPPAPDASCFQPTTLTAEDCCKMPKAVDSAVMDKCKADNPRPSQMPAPGVPRTEGCCIIQCAMTETGGFVNNALNTDAIKKSMATTLGADPNFGSQVNAVVDSCARQIQNDPAYSVAPISSSPDRAGCSFIPQGFVNCMYTTLFKSCPAAVWTESSDCQALKTKLDSGCPFFLLMGRGPRQ; encoded by the exons ATGTTTTCGCTTGTGTTTGTAGCACTGACCATCGTAGGCATG GTGGCCAGTCAACCGCCAGCACCGGATGCGTCCTGCTTTCAACCAACAACACTTACAGCCGAAGATTGCTGCAAGATGCCGAAAGCGGTCGACTCTGCAGTAATGGACAAATGTAAAGCGGATAATCCACGACCAAGCCAGATGCCGGCACCGGGTGTCCCGCGTACGGAGGGTTGT TGCATAATCCAGTGCGCCATGACAGAAACTGGTGGGTTCGTGAACAACGCACTCAACACTGACGCGATCAAAAAGTCCATGGCCACTACCTTGGGTGCGGATCCAAACTTTGGTTCGCAAGTTAATGCTGTCGTAGACAGCTGTGCCCGTCAGATCCAGAACGATCCGGCTTACAGTGTTGCACCGATTTCTTCCTCGCCGGATCGTGCTGGGTGTAGCTTTATTCCGCAGGGCTTTGTCAACTGTATGTACACGACGCTATTCAAG AGCTGCCCGGCTGCTGTGTGGACCGAAAGCAGCGACTGCCAGGCGCTGAAGACGAAGCTCGACAGTGGTTGTCCATTTTTCCTGCTGATGGGACGTGGTCCAAGACAGTAA
- the LOC126563107 gene encoding general odorant-binding protein 67-like — translation MDRFVALVGAILLLVTTEQVMGHPGNDSLGCHNGTKATVDECCDIPILADKPIMEKCKSEHPFKMPKKGSGEQGHNPGACIADCIMKGMGALKDRKIEAASFMKAVAPVVKANPAFAKLIEGAVQTCADRANMDSGFTLVKDKNECNPDAKHFINCVYGTLFEKCPTNLWTKKDECTLLKDKIKKGCPYFALRKRHGRRMRPT, via the exons ATGGATCGGTTCGTGGCTCTCGTTGGTGccattttgcttttggtg ACGACGGAGCAGGTGATGGGACATCCCGGAAATGATTCCTTAGGCTGTCACAACGGTACGAAGGCTACCGTGGATGAGTGTTGCGATATACCGATACTAGCCGATAAGCCGATTATGGAAAAATGCAAATCGGAACATCCCTTCAAAATGCCCAAAAAAGGTTCTGGCGAACAGGGACACAATCCTGGAGCG TGTATCGCTGACTGTATTATGAAGGGGATGGGCGCTTTAAAGGATAGAAAAATTGAAGCGGCATCGTTCATGAAAGCCGTTGCACCGGTCGTCAAGGCGAATCCTGCCTTTGCCAAATTGATTGAGGGCGCAGTTCAGACGTGCGCAGACCGTGCCAACATGGACTCGGGTTTCACTTTGGTAAAGGATAAGAATGAATGCAATCCGGatgcaaaacatttcatcaACTGCGTGTATGGAACATTGTTTGAG AAATGCCCAACGAATCTGTGGACAAAGAAGGACGAATGTACCCTGCTGAAGGACAAGATCAAGAAGGGCTGTCCGTACTTTGCCCTGCGCAAACGACACGGCCGCCGAATGCGACCAACCTAA
- the LOC126563027 gene encoding general odorant-binding protein 66-like yields MATTINCIRTCGWAKVLLLLWFVQLAAGEPNAACKTMPSPGKDNDEQCCEMPEMFPNETMQQCMTDFERSSASQLQKSCQFSACVLKKQNLVKSDGKLDTEQIKTYIKDKIKASDEWKGLVEKAVLEDCLPMIEKDSATVKQMKSSLGDCEPVSALTIACAAAKLFGNCPSKDWTGSPVCDEWKTFLTKCSGSMDDLNAIYMLIESQKLT; encoded by the exons ATGGCTACCACTATCAACTGCATCAGAACGTGTGGTTGGGCTaaagttttgctgctgctgtggttcGTTCAGCTGGCGGCCGGCGAACCCAATGCAGCCTGCAAAACGATGCCCTCACCAGGCAAAGACAACGATGAACAGTGTTGCGAAATGCCGGAGATGTTCCCGAACGAAACGATGCAACAGTGTATGACCGATTTTGAGCGTTCCAGTGCATCACAGCTGCAGAAGAGTTGT CAATTTTCAGCCTGCGTCTTGAAGAAACAGAACCTCGTTAAGTCTGACGGCAAATTGGATACGGAGCAGATCAAGACGTACATCAAGGACAAGATAAAGGCATCCGACGAGTGGAAGGGACTggtggagaaggctgtccTGGAGGATTGTTTACCGATGATCGAGAAGGATTCTGCCACCGTGAAGCAGATGAAGAGCTCGCTGGGCGACTGTGAACCGGTGTCGGCCTTAACGATTGCGTGTGCTGCAGCCAAGCTTTTCGGA aATTGCCCTAGCAAGGACTGGACAGGAA GTCCGGTGTGCGATGAATGGAAGACCTTCTTGACGAAGTGTTCCGGCTCAATGGACGATCTGAACGCGATCTATATGCTCATCGAATCCCAGAAGTTGACGTAG